One Pyrus communis chromosome 13, drPyrComm1.1, whole genome shotgun sequence genomic window carries:
- the LOC137712717 gene encoding E3 ubiquitin-protein ligase UPL7-like isoform X4 — protein sequence MFVLSECDTSHARGQDFVALTSLAMRFVVVLTDLKGWKSVAELDWLSADAAVKDLVRFMGGGESGLCLAIRRYISTLDPPGSSRISSNIQRDDIFLITASTITLALRPFHLAKFDSDGPGILDVHYVAEKYCVFLLTIPCLTQRLPAVLISAMRHKSILSPCFQTLLILKEKILKEMLDVDQSKVHFLPKMIPPVGWALANIMCLAAGTENDSIDPGGFSHDLDFVSYVSAVNTLAENLLSRLENVDCVKDNQDLQSDAGTHEKSNTVLCEGETGSFEMYLDMFRPISQQWYLTDLLATMNKVGDIQGSEILTPKKWESLGKLELLDVVHLYSYMIRIFSCLSPAVGSLPVLNMLSFTPGFLENLWRALETYLYPGDCHTGPDRYDCISKNSGGVEKDKGFERKQKHTNNDGFNKWATVLHKITGKSQAGVDCTNLSDGQPKPRSVHEDSSDVWDIEPVRHGPQGISRDMSCMLHLFCASYSHLLLILDDIEFYEKQVPFTLEQQRKIASVINTLVYNGFSQTIGQQGRPLMESAIRCLHLMYERDCRHRFCPPILWLAPARKNRPPSAVAARTREFFSANVGSDDAPVAPSIGSVITTTPHVFPFEERVEMFREFIKMDKASRKMAGEVAGPGSRSVEIVVRRGHIVEDGFRQLNSLGSRLKSSIHVSFVSECGLPEAGLDYGGLSKEFLTDISKAAFSPDYGLFSQTSTSDGLLIPNVSARFLENGIQMIEFLGRVVGKALYEGILLDYSFSHVFVQKLLGRYSFLDELSTLDPELYKNLMYVKHYDGDVEELCLDFTVTEESFGKRHIIELKPGGKDVTVTNKNRMQYIHGIADYKLNRQIFPFSNAFNRGLADVISPSWLKLFNAGEFNQLLSGGNHDIDVDDLRKNTKYTGGYSEGSRTIKIFWEVMEGFEPKERCMLLKFVTSCSRAPLLGFKHLQPTFTIHKVACDIPLWATMRGQDVERLPSASTCYNTLKLPTYKRPSTLRDKLLYAISSNAGFELS from the exons ATGTTTGTTCTTTCTGAGTGTGACACGTCCCATGCACGGGGTCAAGATTTTGTTGCTCTCACCTCCCTAGCAATGCGTTTTGTTGTTGTCTTAACTGATCTCAAAGGATGGAAGAGCGTTGCTGAGCTTGACTGGCTGAGTGCAGATGCAGCAGTGAAGGATTTAGTTCGATTTATGGGTGGTGGTGAAAGTGGTCTCTGCTTAGCCATTAGAAGATACATTAGCACGTTGGATCCTCCGGGATCTTCACGGATAAGCAGTAATATACAAAGAGATGATATTTTTCTGATTACTGCAAGTACAATAACTTTAGCTCTCAGGCCATTTCATCTAGCAAAGTTTGATTCAGATGGCCCTGGCATATTGGATGTCCATTATGTTGCTGAGAAGTACTGCGTGTTTCTACTTACAATTCCTTGTCTTACTCAACGCCTTCCAGCTGTGCTTATATCTGCTATGAGGCACAAGTCCATTCTCTCACCTTGTTTCCAGACATTACTG ATTTTgaaagagaaaatattaaaagagatGTTAGATGTGGATCAGTCAAAGGTTCATTTTCTTCCCAAGATGATTCCCCCAGTTGGTTGGGCTCTTGCAAACATTATGTGCCTTGCAGCAGGGACAGAGAATGATTCCATTGATCCTGGAGGGTTCAGTCATGATTTGGATTTTGTATCATATGTCTCTGCTGTTAACACTCTTGCAGAAAACTTATTGTCTAGGCTTGAGAATGTTGACTGTGTCAAGGATAACCAGGATCTCCAAAGTGATGCTGGAACACATGAGAAGTCCAATACAGTTTTATGTGAGGGTGAGACGGGGTCCTTTGAGATGTACTTGGATATGTTTAGGCCTATTTCCCAGCAGTGGTATCTTACAGATCTTTTGGCAACAATGAACAAAGTTGGTGATATTCAAGGGTCTGAGATTCTGACACCAAAAAAATGGGAAAGTTTAGGGAAGTTGGAACTGCTAGATGTTGTGCATTTATATTCTTACATGATCAGAATATTTTCATGCTTGAGCCCTGCAGTTGGGTCGTTGCCTGTCCTTAACATGCTATCATTTACTCCTGGGTTTCTTGAGAATCTATGGAGAGCCTTGGAAACTTACCTTTACCCTGGGGATTGTCACACTGGTCCTGATCGTTATGATTGTATCAGTAAAAATTCTGGTGGTGTAGAAAAAGATAAGGGTTTtgagagaaaacaaaaacacaccaaCAATGATGGATTTAATAAGTGGGCCACTGTTCTTCATAAAATTACTGGCAAGTCACAAGCAGGCGTTGATTGTACGAATTTGAGTGATGGTCAACCTAAGCCTAGATCTGTTCATGAGGATTCATCTGACGTTTGGGATATAGAACCTGTGAGGCATGGCCCTCAAGGTATCTCAAGAGACATGTCATGTATGCTTCATCTTTTCTGTGCAAGCTATTCACACCTGCTTTTGATTCTTGATGACATAGAGTTTTACGAGAAACAG GTGCCATTCACACTGGAGCAACAACGGAAAATTGCATCTGTTATCAATACATTAGTTTATAATGGATTTTCTCAAACTATTGGACAGCAGGGTAGACCACTTATGGAATCTGCAATCAGATGCTTGCATTTAATGTATGAAAGGGATTGCAGGCACCGGTTTTGCCCTCCTATTTTGTGGCTTGCACCTGCTAGAAAGAACCGCCCTCCAAGTGCTGTAGCTGCCAGAACTCGTGAATTTTTCTCAGCAAATGTAGGGTCAGATGATGCTCCGGTTGCCCCAAGTATAGGCTCTGTTATAACTACAACTCCACATGTATTTCCATTTGAAGAAAG agttgagatgtttagagagttTATCAAGATGGACAAAGCCTCTAGAAAAATGGCTGGTGAAGTTGCTGGACCTGGTTCACGATCAGTTGAAATAGTAGTTCGCCGTGGTCATATTGTTGAAGATGGATTTCGGCAATTAAATTCCCTGGGTTCAAGGTTAAAATCATCAATCCATGTTTCATTTGTCAGTGAATGTGGCCTTCCGGAGGCTGGCCTGGACTATGGTGGATTATCCAAAGAGTTTTTGACTGATATATCAAAAGCAGCCTTTTCTCCCGA TTATGGGCTATTCTCCCAAACCTCAACATCAGACGGACTTCTAATCCCTAACGTGTCTGCAAGGTTCCTAGAGAATGGTATCCAGATGATTGAATTCCTTGGAAGAGTTGTTGGCAAAGCTCTTTATGAAGGAATTTTGCTAGACTACTCCTTTTCACATGTTTTTGTACAAAAGCTGTTAGGTCGGTATAGCTTTCTTGATGAACTGTCAACACTGGATCCAGAGCTTTACAAGAATCTTATGTATGTGAAG CACTACGATGGAGATGTGGAGGAACTCTGTCTTGATTTTACGGTAACTGAAGAATCATTTGGGAAACGGCATATCATTGAGCTTAAGCCTGGTGGAAAGGATGTTACTGTGACAAACAAGAACAGAATGCAGTACATTCATGGAATTGCCGATTATAAGCTTAACCGACAG ATTTTTCCTTTCTCAAATGCGTTCAATAGAGGGTTAGCTGATGTCATATCACCATCCTGGCTAAAACTATTTAATGCAGGTGAATTTAATCAG TTGCTTTCGGGTGGAAACCATGACATTGACGTTGATGATTTAAGGAAGAACACAAAGTATACTGGTGGTTACTCTGAGGGGAGCCGGACTATTAAAATCTTTTGGGAG GTAATGGAAGGATTTGAACCTAAAGAACGTTGTATGCTTCTGAAATTCGTAACCAGTTGTTCTCGAGCTCCGTTACTTGGATTCAAACACCTGCAGCCTACTTTTACAATTCATAAG GTTGCATGTGATATCCCTCTTTGGGCAACAATGAGAGGACAGGATGTTGAGAGGCTTCCATCAGCCTCGACTTGCTACAATACTCTGAAG CTTCCAACTTACAAACGTCCAAGCACTTTGAGAGACAAACTTCTATATGCAATCAGTTCCAATGCAGGATTTGAACTTTCTTGA